One Aegilops tauschii subsp. strangulata cultivar AL8/78 chromosome 7, Aet v6.0, whole genome shotgun sequence genomic window carries:
- the LOC109732699 gene encoding aspartyl protease family protein 2-like encodes MELTAHTLLLPLVLAALLHTTTATVDDATRGLNGGLSLRMVPSPGWNSTIHVDDDGFLHLKEPVGHDTTALRPHVRFLPGKYNVVTTVGTGHGRRTYTLAMEMTSSLTWMQCAPIQHPFQQVPPPFHPRTSPSFRHLAPTNRLCSPPGHNVCRFHVTPIHTGGVHASGVLGDETLSFTGSTPAVFPTVIIGCAHSSTGFDSHRVLAGVLGLGKTYPSLVPVLLQRHGLHRFSYCLFVPRSANRHGFLRFGNDIPVDTRRMKSTRILYPEDSSYFVNLNGISIAETRLGGNLAEVFRRRQLADGKWHSGTVIDVGTSRSVMIEAAYSVLEQTLAEHGRRLLPVRRTSSGLCFRATHSHFSQLPTVTLHFEQDLVLTPNKLFVVREQDICLAVSPSQDITIIGAMQQVGTRFVYDLAASRVYFAPENCNDDTGEHD; translated from the coding sequence ATGGAGCTCACCGCTCACACTCTCCTCCTCCCTCTGGTACTTGCGGCGCTCCTCCACACCACCACCGCCACTGTTGACGATGCCACACGAGGCCTCAACGGCGGCCTTAGCCTGCGCATGGTTCCCAGCCCTGGCTGGAACAGTACCATCCATGTCGACGACGACGGCTTCCTTCACCTGAAGGAGCCAGTTGGGCACGACACCACCGCGCTTCGACCGCATGTACGCTTTCTCCCAGGGAAGTACAACGTTGTCACCACTGTTGGGACGGGCCATGGCCGCCGCACGTACACCCTCGCGATGGAGATGACCAGCAGCCTGACGTGGATGCAGTGCGCGCCGATCCAACACCCGTTTCAGCAAGTGCCGCCGCCCTTCCACCCGCGGACATCACCGTCATTCCGCCACCTCGCACCCACAAACCGCCTTTGCTCGCCCCCGGGGCACAACGTGTGCAGGTTCCACGTCACCCCCATCCACACCGGTGGCGTACATGCGAGCGGCGTGCTCGGTGATGAGACCCTATCCTTCACGGGATCTACGCCGGCGGTCTTTCCCACCGTCATCATTGGCTGCGCGCACAGCAGCACGGGTTTCGACAGCCACAGAGTGCTCGCCGGTGTCCTCGGCCTGGGTAAGACGTACCCGTCGCTCGTCCCGGTGTTACTCCAACGTCACGGCTTGCACCGCTTCTCCTACTGCCTCTTCGTGCCCAGGTCGGCGAACCGGCACGGCTTCCTCCGGTTCGGCAACGACATCCCGGTCGACACGAGGCGCATGAAGAGCACCAGGATCCTCTACCCCGAGGATAGCTCCTACTTTGTCAACCTCAACGGCATCAGCATTGCAGAGACACGGCTGGGCGGCAACCTGGCGGAGGTGTTCAGGCGCCGACAGCTCGCCGATGGCAAGTGGCACAGCGGGACCGTGATCGACGTCGGGACGTCTCGGAGTGTGATGATCGAAGCTGCATACAGTGTCCTGGAGCAGACCCTGGCGGAGCACGGCAGGAGGCTTTTGCCGGTGCGCCGCACCAGCTCCGGCCTCTGCTTCCGCGCGACACACTCCCACTTCTCGCAGTTGCCGACGGTGACGCTGCACTTTGAGCAGGACCTCGTGCTCACCCCAAATAAGTTGTTTGTAGTGCGGGAGCAAGACATTTGCCTCGCCGTGTCACCGAGCCAGGACATCACCATCATCGGGGCAATGCAGCAAGTGGGCACGCGCTTCGTGTACGACCTCGCCGCC